In one Gracilinanus agilis isolate LMUSP501 chromosome 6, AgileGrace, whole genome shotgun sequence genomic region, the following are encoded:
- the TMEM165 gene encoding transmembrane protein 165 has protein sequence MAALGGRRGSPRPLFLPLPPPLLLLLLLSPFGVRAVPEEDAGNRNKEPPAPPQQLQPQPAEVQGPEAARAEKGATPASPIHINNEDPAGQTNLGFIHAFVAAISVIIVSELGDKTFFIAAIMAMRYNRLTVLAGAMLALGLMTCLSVLFGYATTVIPRVYTYYVSTALFAIFGIRMLREGLKMSPDEGQEELEEVQAEIKKKDEELQRTKLLNGPGDIETGTSTTIPQKKWLHFISPIFVQALTLTFLAEWGDRSQLTTIVLAAREDPYGVAVGGTVGHCLCTGLAVIGGRMIAQKISVRTVTIIGGIVFLAFAFSALFISPDYGF, from the exons ATGGCGGCGCTGGGAGGCCGGCGGGGGTCTCCTCGGCCGCTGTTcctgccgctgccgccgccgctgctgctactgctgctgctgagTCCCTTTGGGGTCCGAGCGGTGCCCGAGGAAGACGCCGGCAACCGGAACAAGGAGCCTCCGGCACCTCCCCAGCAGCTCCAGCCACAGCCGGCCGAGGTTCAGGGGCCCGAAGCGGCCCGTGCCGAG AAAGGAGCTACACCGGCTTCCCCAATTCATATTAATAATGAAGATCCTGCTGGCCAAACTAATTTGGGATTTATCCATGCATTTGTGGCTGCCATATCAGTTATTATTGTTTCTGAATTAGGGGACAAGACATTTTTTATAGCTGCCATCATGGCAATGCGCTATAACCGTTTGACTGTGCTAGCAGGGGCTATGCTGGCCTTGGGCCTAATGACATGCTTATCTG ttttgtttggCTATGCCACCACGGTTATTCCCAGAGTATATACGTATTATGTGTCAACTGCATTATTTGCAATTTTTGGTATCAGAATGCTTAGGGAAGGCTTGAAGATGAGTCCAGATGAGGGTCAGGAGGAATTGGAAGAAGTTCaagcagaaataaagaaaaaagatgaagaa CTTCAAAGAACTAAACTCTTAAACGGGCCAGGAGATATTGAGACTGGTACAAGCACAACCATACCTCAGAAAAAATGGCTGcattttatttctcctatttttgTTCAAGCTCTTACTTTAACATTCTTAGCAGAATGGGGGGATCGCTCTCAACTAACTACAATTGTTTTGGCAGCAAGAGAG GACCCTTATGGTGTGGCAGTAGGTGGAACAGTGGGACATTGCTTATGCACTGGATTGGCAGTAATTGGAGGAAGAATGATAGCACAAAAAATATCTGTTAGGACTG ttaCGATCATAGGAGGAATCGTCTTCTTGGCATTTGCCTTCTCTGCACTATTTATAAGCCCCGATTATGGTTTTTAA